A genomic window from Schistocerca serialis cubense isolate TAMUIC-IGC-003099 chromosome 4, iqSchSeri2.2, whole genome shotgun sequence includes:
- the LOC126474269 gene encoding uncharacterized protein LOC126474269, whose protein sequence is MSQAESVRSQQAVGAGQHGGGDDGGRCVGEDGGGGVGGGGSVGGGSGVGGGAVDVGVPGLRLGDGGQVGGAGGGHVVCVLHVAAGADGDVGGAVGGVARVDCGGGDDGVGRGHQGGGGGDHAVGGAQVAGPGHGHSDDGDEQDQQDLHGRAVVGAAMNCTVTPTATSLYTTRAP, encoded by the exons ATGAGCCAGGCCGAGTCCGTGCGCTCCCAGCAGGCCGTGGGCGCCGGCCAGCACGGGGGCGGCGACGACGGCGGGCGCTGCGTGGGCGAGGACGGcgggggcggcgtgggcggcggcggcagcgtgggcggcggcagcggcgtgggcggcggcgccGTTGATGTGGGCGTCCCGGGCCTGCGTCTGGGCGACGGCGGTCAGGTGGGCGGCGCGGGCGGCGGCCACGTCGTGTGTGTCCTGCACGTAGCCGCCGGGGCCGACGGCGATGTGGGCGGGGCCGTAGGCGGCGTAGCCCGGGTGGACTGCGGGGGCGGCGACGACGGCGTGGGGCGCGGCCACcaaggcgggggcggcggcgaccACGCCGTGGGCGGCGCCCAGGTAGCCGGGCCTGGCCACGGCCACAGCGACGACGGCGACGAGCAGGAC CAGCAGGACCTTCATGGCAGGGCTGTTGTTGGAGCTGCTATGAACTGTACCGTGACACCGACGGCCACGTCCTTATATACGACGCGGGCGCCGTGA